The DNA sequence GCCAGCGCGACAGCGGCGTCCCTGCGCAGCCGCAGGTTGTCGACGTCCACGTCGCGGTAGTCGTGCGGGTGGGTGGCGTCGCCGCGCAGTCCCTGGGCGACCTCCAGGTCGGCGTCGATGCGGCCGGCGGCCTCCCCCTGCTCGGACGCGAGCTCGCGCAGCAGGTGAGCGGCCTCGCCGGTGTGCCGCGCCGGGTCGAAGTCGTTCCCGTACTGCAGGGTGTCGACCACGATGTGGTTCTTGACCGCCATCCGGGTGGCGTATTCCGCCAGGAGCATACCTTCCTCGACGGTCTGCTCCAGTGTGGGCGCGGCGGGCTCCGGCAGGGCGTCCTCGTCGAAGGGACGCGTGCGCACGGTCTTCTCCGTGCGCTTCCTGAGCCAGTTCGGCCAGCGCATGGCCACAGCCTTTCGGGTCGGTCGGGGACGCCGGGCGTCGGCGCCACCTCCCATTCTGTCCGATCGCGCCGACACGTCGGGCCGGGGCGTCACCCGCGGGAGGCGAAGAACGCGTTCGCGCGCTGCGTATAGAGCAGCGAAAGCATGACGATCGCCCAGAGGATCTCCAGGATGCCGCTGAAGAACTGCAGGCTGAACAGCAGGATCACCCCGCCGACCGCGTTCAGGATCATGACGACCGTGACGAGACCGCGGGCGAAGCGGCTGCCGTTCAGGAGGCCGCGCGCGACCACGAGGATCACGACGCCGAGGATGATCGCCAGGATCGCGGAGGTGATCAGCCCGGCCTCCGTGCCGCCGTTCGACGCGCGCACCATCTGGTCGCGGGTGAACAGGATGACGACCCCGCCGACGATGTTGAGCACGCCGTTGATGTAGGCGAGCACGGCGACGAACGTGACGGTGCCGGGGCGGGTCGCGGGCATGGGTCCTCCTGGGTGTCGGTGCGAGGATAGCGCCGCGGGTGCGCGGGAGGGCAGGGGCGACGTGGGGGCCGTGTGGTCGCCGTCGGCGGTCTGGATGGTGTCGGTGGGCGGATGTCGGTGGTCGGTGGCAGGCTGGGTGCCATGTCCGGCGTGCGCTACGAGTTCGAGACCGAGCTGTTCCGCTGGGAGGCGCGACGCGACCTGTGGGTGTTCGCCCGCCTGCCCGACGACATCTCGGAGGAGATCCGCCTGCAGCCGCACCCGCCCGCGGGCTGGGGCTCGGTCAAGGTGATGATGACGCTCGGCGGGTCGCGCTGGTCGACGTCGGTGTTCCCGGAGAGCGCGGACGGCGCCTACGTCGTGGCGATCAAGGGCGACGTGCGCAGGCGCGAGGGCGTCGGCCTCGGCGACCGGGTGACGCTCGGCGTGGAGACCATGCTGTAGCAGGGGTTCGTCAGACGCGGCGCGCCACGAACTCCCGGTGCTGCGCGGTCTGCCGCAGAGCGGAGAGCAGGGTGAACCCGGCGAGCCCGTCCCAGCCGCCGGTCCAGGTGAGCGTGCCCGCCGCCTCCCAGACGGTCCCGGCCGGATGCGCCGCGACCTCCTCGGCCCGGCGCAGCTGGTGCGCGGCCAGTTCGGCGCAGCGTTCGCGGAGGCCGCCGAACGGATCCTCGTGCCCGGGGAGCGCGCGGAGGTCGCCCCGGTCGAGCTGCGCGACCCGGTCGAGCGATGCGAGGTAGTCCGCGACCGGATTCGTGGCGGTCGGGCCGCCGAGCCCCAGCCCGGAGTTGACCGTCGGCAGCACGTGGTCGCCGGTCAGGAGCAGGCCGGCCTCCTCGTCGTGCAGGCAGAGGTGCCCGTCGGTGTGCCCGGGCGTCCCGACGACGCGGAGGCGCCGGCCCGGGATGTCGAGCAGCTGACCGTCGGCGAGGACGCCGGTGATGACCGCGTCCACGAGCTCCGCGGCCGGTTCGGTGGGGATGGCGGCGGCGGCGAGCAGCTCGGGCCGCCGCTCGGCGGGGACGCCCCACGCCTCCAGATCGGGTGCGGGGAAGCCCGCCGCGATCAGCCCCAGCGCCGCCCGCTCGCGCTCGTGGACCAGGACGGACGCGCCGGTGTCGTGGGCGAGCGCCGCGGCGCCGCCGGAGTGGTCGGCGTGCAGATGCGTGAGCACCATCGAGGCCACCGGCGCAGCGCCGAGCGCCGCACGAAGAGCCTCCCGCGCCTCTGCCGTCGGCGAGCCCGGGTCGATCACGTGGACCGCGCCGTCGGCGTCCTCGATGAGGTAGGCGTTGCTGAACGGGAGTCCGGTGCCGGGCGGCATCGGCACGCGCACACGGCGCACCCCGGGGGCGATCGGCTCGGCGGCGCGGGTGGAGGTCATGCCCACACGCTAGCCGAGAGGCCGTCGGGCGGTGGCGGGCGCCCGGCGCACGACCGCGATCGGGGGACCCCCGCATCGCCGGTCTCCACCGCCCATCACACGGTGACGGGCCGCGCCCCCACAAGGGCGCGGCCCGTCAGCCGTCGGAGACCTCAGCCCGCGAGCAGGCCCAGCGTGTCGACCACGCGGTTCGAGAAGCCCCACTCGTTGTCGTACCAGGCGACCACCTTGACGTGGCGGCCGTCGACGCGGGTGAGCTCCGAGTCGAAGATCGACGACGCCGGGTTGCCGGTGATGTCGGACGACACCAGGGCGTCCTCCGAGTACTCCAGGACGCCGGCGAGCGGGCCCTCGGCGGCGGCACGGTACGCGGCGAGCACGTCCTCGCGGGTGACGTCGCGGGCGACGACCGTGTTCAGCTCCACGATCGAGCCGACCGGGACGGGCACGCGGATCGAGTCGCCGGACAGCTTGCCGTCCAGGTTCGGCAGGACCAGGCCGATCGCCTTCGCCGCGCCGGTCGTGGTCGGCACGATGTTGACGGCGGCGGCGCGGGCGCGGCGCGGGTCGCGGTGCGGGCCGTCCTGCAGGTTCTGCTCCTGCGTGTACGCGTGCACCGTGGTCATGAAGCCGTGCTCGATACCGGCCAGCTCGTCCAGGACCGCGGCGAGCGGAGCGAGGGCGTTCGTCGTGCAGGAGGCGTTCGACACGATCGTGTGCACGGCCGGGTCGTACGCGTCGGTGTTGACGCCGTAGGCGAGGGTGACGTCGGCGCCGTCGGCGGGGGCGCTCACGAGGACCTTCTTCGCGCCGGCCTCCAGGTGGGCGCGGGCGGCGGTCGCGGAGGTGAAGCGGCCGGTGGACTCGAGCACGATGTCCACACCGAGCTCGCCCCACGGGAGCTGCGCGGGCTCGCGCTCGGCGAGCACGCGGATGCGGTGACCGTCGACCACGAGCACGTCGCCGTCCACGGAGACCGGGCGGCCGAGGCGGCCGGCGGTGGAGTCGAAGGCCAGGAGCTTGGCGAGCGCAGCAGGCTCGGTCAGGTCGTTGACCGCCACGACCTCCAGGTCGGTGTCGCGCTCCAGGAGCGCGCGGAGGACGTTGCGGCCGATGCGGCCGAAACCGTTGATGGCGATGCGGGTCATGCGGAGGGGATCCTTTCGTTCCCTGACAGCCTCGCCGCCGCGCCGCCGTGCCGACAGGGGCGCGAACGCCATGGTTCGAAAGGATCCCGCCACCCGCTCCACCCGCTGCATCGCGCCCACGTTCGGCACGAATCGCGCGAATCGCCGCACCATTCGCGACATTCGGCACGAATCGCCGGGACCCACATTCGGCACGAATCGCGCGAATCGCCGCGCCATTCGCGACATTCGGCACGAATCGCGCGCATTGCCGCGCGCCGCCTCAGCCGGCGTCACCGCTGAAGGTGCGCCGGTAGTCGCTCGGCGTCGTGCCGAGGATGCGCTGGAAGTGCAGCCGCAGGTTGGCTCCCGTGCCGAGGCCGACATCCGCCGCGATCTGCTCGACGCTGAGCTCGGAGCGCTCCAGCAACTCGCGCGCGACGTCGATGCGCGCCCGCATCACCCACTGCATCGGGGTGTAGCCGGTGTCCTCCACGAAGCGGCGCGAGAAGGTGCGCGGCGACACCGCCGCCCGGCGCGCCAGAACCTCCAGTGTGAGTGGGTCGCCCAGCCGGTGCAGCGCCCACTCACGGACGGCGGCGAACCGTTCCCCGAGCGGCTCGGGCACGCTGCGCGGGACGTACTGCGCCTGTCCTCCGCTGCGGTACGGCGCGGCGACCAGCCGGCGGGCGGCATGGTTGGCGGCGGCGATGCCGAGGTCGCCGCGGAGGATGTGCAGGCAGAGGTCGATCCCGCTGGCCGCGCCCGCCGAGGTGAGCACGTCGCCCTCGTCGACGAACAGCACGTTCTCGTCCACCCGGATCAGCGGGTAGCGCTGCGCGAGGGCGCGCGTGTAGTGCCAGTGGGTGGTTGCGCGCTTGCCGTCGAGGAGGCCGGTCGCCGCCAGCGCGAACGCTCCGGTCGAGATGGCCGCCAGCCGGGCGCCGCGCGCGTGGGCGGCGAGCAAGGCCGCCACCACCGCAGCGGGAGGGTCCTCGCGGTCGGGATGGCGGTAGCCCGGCAGGAACACGATGTCCGCCCAGGCGAGCGCCTCCAGCCCGTGCGCCACGTGATACGACAGCCCGTCGCCGCCGGTCACCAGCCCGGGCGCGGCCCCGCAGACGCGGACCTCGTAGGGCATGCTCGCCCGCGTCGTGAACACCTGTGCCGGGATTCCGACGTCCAGGGGCTTGGCGCCCTCCAGCACGAGGACGGCGACACGATGCAGCGGGGCGGGCACGGGATCAGGCTAGCGGGACGGCCGGCCGGCCGAGCGTGAACGGCTCAGGCGCGCACCCGCCGCCGAAGCACGAGCACCAGCACGCCGGCCGCGACGAGCAGCACAGCCGCCGCCCCTCCCGCCGGCGCCCAGTCCGCCGTCGTGGAGCCCGTCGCCGCGAGCTCGGGTCCGGTCGCGGCCGGCTGCGCCGGGATCGCGACGGTCACCGCGCTCGTGCTGGCGACCACCGAGCCGGCGACCACCGTCTGCACCGGGAACGACCCCGCCGCCTGCCGGGCCGCGACCGTGAACGTCACCGTCGCCGCCCCCGACGCGTCGGTCGTGCCGCTCGCGACGGTGGCTCCGGCGAAGGTCTCCGTGAAAGGGATGTTCGACGGGAGGCCGTGCACCTGGACGGTGACCGTGTCGCCGGGCTTCACCGTCGTCGCGGTGGTGGTCGCCGTGGGAGTGAAGGACCAGGTGAAGGTCACCGTGCCGGCGCCGGTCCCGGCAGCCGCTGCGGAGGCGGTCAGACCGCTCGCGAGGAAGCCCGAGCCGCCGCCGCCCGGTGCGACGACGTCGACCGAGTCGTCGCCGTTGGGGACGTTGCGCATGACCGCTCCGCCGCCGCCTCCCGCGTAGCCCGAGCCGCCGTTGCCGGCGTGGTGTGTGGTGGCGCCGATCGTGAGGGATCCTCCCGTGCCTCCGGCCGCCGCCGCGACGCCGGCAGGGGCGGCGCCGGCGGTTCCCGGCGCGTCGCCGGTGCCGGCGGCGCCGCCGGCCGCTGAGCCGCCGCCGCCGTTCGCGGCGAGCGTCCCGAAGGCCGCACCCGCTGCTCCCGGCGCGACACCCGCCGAGGTCGGCGAGCCGCCCGCGCCGCCGGGGTAGGTCGCGAAGATCTGGCCAGGGAGGTCGAGGAGGCCGGCGTAGCCCCCGCCTCCGCCGCCGCCCGCGACGGCCACCAGGCTGCCGGCGGAGCTCAGCACGCTCGCGCTGCCGCTCCCCGCCGCGCCCACCGTGACGCTGAAGGCGTGGCCCGCGAACGCCGTGCCGAGGACGACCGTCGCACTGCCGCCCGCACCGCCGACCGCGGTCGGGTCGGCCGTGATGGCGAGCGGCGCGGCCGCGTCGGACGCGCCGACGATCGTCGCTGTGAGGCTGGTCGCGGCGGGCGGTGCCGTGAAGGTGGCGGTGCCTGCGGTGTCGAAGACCGCGGTGCAGTTCGTGATGCAGGTGGCCGGGGACGCGCTGTTCGCGGCGGCGGGCGTGGCTGCGAGGGCGACGGCGCCGACGACGAGCGCGAGGCCCGAGACGGTCGAGAGGGTACGGAACGGGCGACGACGCACGATGGTCCTTCGGGTGGGGCGCGCTGCTCCGCGCTGGTTTCGGGTGGTTCCAGGGGCTGATTCCTGGGGGTGGTTCCTGGGGGTGACTTCAGGTGTGGCTAGGAGGGTGAAGCTCAGCATAGCGGGATGCGTCGCGCTTGCTCCGCCGGCCTCCGGCTTCCTACGCTGAGGCCCATGGAGCAGTCGTGACGTCCGCCGATCAGGTCCTCGCCGCGGATGAGGAACTGCGCCGCCGGGTCCAGCGCCGGACGCTCGCGGTCGTCGTCGCCAG is a window from the Leifsonia shinshuensis genome containing:
- a CDS encoding DUF1905 domain-containing protein, yielding MSGVRYEFETELFRWEARRDLWVFARLPDDISEEIRLQPHPPAGWGSVKVMMTLGGSRWSTSVFPESADGAYVVAIKGDVRRREGVGLGDRVTLGVETML
- a CDS encoding helix-turn-helix domain-containing protein; the encoded protein is MHRVAVLVLEGAKPLDVGIPAQVFTTRASMPYEVRVCGAAPGLVTGGDGLSYHVAHGLEALAWADIVFLPGYRHPDREDPPAAVVAALLAAHARGARLAAISTGAFALAATGLLDGKRATTHWHYTRALAQRYPLIRVDENVLFVDEGDVLTSAGAASGIDLCLHILRGDLGIAAANHAARRLVAAPYRSGGQAQYVPRSVPEPLGERFAAVREWALHRLGDPLTLEVLARRAAVSPRTFSRRFVEDTGYTPMQWVMRARIDVARELLERSELSVEQIAADVGLGTGANLRLHFQRILGTTPSDYRRTFSGDAG
- a CDS encoding LPXTG cell wall anchor domain-containing protein, coding for MRRRPFRTLSTVSGLALVVGAVALAATPAAANSASPATCITNCTAVFDTAGTATFTAPPAATSLTATIVGASDAAAPLAITADPTAVGGAGGSATVVLGTAFAGHAFSVTVGAAGSGSASVLSSAGSLVAVAGGGGGGGYAGLLDLPGQIFATYPGGAGGSPTSAGVAPGAAGAAFGTLAANGGGGSAAGGAAGTGDAPGTAGAAPAGVAAAAGGTGGSLTIGATTHHAGNGGSGYAGGGGGAVMRNVPNGDDSVDVVAPGGGGSGFLASGLTASAAAAGTGAGTVTFTWSFTPTATTTATTVKPGDTVTVQVHGLPSNIPFTETFAGATVASGTTDASGAATVTFTVAARQAAGSFPVQTVVAGSVVASTSAVTVAIPAQPAATGPELAATGSTTADWAPAGGAAAVLLVAAGVLVLVLRRRVRA
- the gap gene encoding type I glyceraldehyde-3-phosphate dehydrogenase, with protein sequence MTRIAINGFGRIGRNVLRALLERDTDLEVVAVNDLTEPAALAKLLAFDSTAGRLGRPVSVDGDVLVVDGHRIRVLAEREPAQLPWGELGVDIVLESTGRFTSATAARAHLEAGAKKVLVSAPADGADVTLAYGVNTDAYDPAVHTIVSNASCTTNALAPLAAVLDELAGIEHGFMTTVHAYTQEQNLQDGPHRDPRRARAAAVNIVPTTTGAAKAIGLVLPNLDGKLSGDSIRVPVPVGSIVELNTVVARDVTREDVLAAYRAAAEGPLAGVLEYSEDALVSSDITGNPASSIFDSELTRVDGRHVKVVAWYDNEWGFSNRVVDTLGLLAG
- a CDS encoding DUF7144 family membrane protein; amino-acid sequence: MPATRPGTVTFVAVLAYINGVLNIVGGVVILFTRDQMVRASNGGTEAGLITSAILAIILGVVILVVARGLLNGSRFARGLVTVVMILNAVGGVILLFSLQFFSGILEILWAIVMLSLLYTQRANAFFASRG
- a CDS encoding MBL fold metallo-hydrolase, which gives rise to MTSTRAAEPIAPGVRRVRVPMPPGTGLPFSNAYLIEDADGAVHVIDPGSPTAEAREALRAALGAAPVASMVLTHLHADHSGGAAALAHDTGASVLVHERERAALGLIAAGFPAPDLEAWGVPAERRPELLAAAAIPTEPAAELVDAVITGVLADGQLLDIPGRRLRVVGTPGHTDGHLCLHDEEAGLLLTGDHVLPTVNSGLGLGGPTATNPVADYLASLDRVAQLDRGDLRALPGHEDPFGGLRERCAELAAHQLRRAEEVAAHPAGTVWEAAGTLTWTGGWDGLAGFTLLSALRQTAQHREFVARRV